The Glycine soja cultivar W05 chromosome 6, ASM419377v2, whole genome shotgun sequence genome has a window encoding:
- the LOC114414029 gene encoding uncharacterized protein LOC114414029, giving the protein MGYGRSRASSVLDGFTLNPVPYPVMLILSLILLFLGISGWMLLATPVVLILVVRWLSSVYTSEWFFFNSLPLERRRRTHHFPSEGSSPRGVAACSRASSFSVHFS; this is encoded by the coding sequence ATGGGCTATGGTAGAAGCAGAGCATCCTCTGTTTTGGACGGTTTCACTCTAAACCCCGTGCCATACCCGGTTATGCTAATCTTATCACTGATCCTGTTATTCCTCGGCATTTCGGGGTGGATGCTGTTAGCCACACCAGTGGTGCTTATACTCGTAGTTCGTTGGTTATCGTCAGTGTATACTTCAGAATGGTTCTTCTTTAACTCCTTGCCATTGGAGAGGCGTAGGAGAACTCACCACTTCCCATCAGAGGGTAGCTCCCCTCGGGGTGTTGCTGCTTGTTCTCGTGCTTCTTCATTTTCAGTCCACTTTTCTTGA
- the LOC114414437 gene encoding putative ER lumen protein-retaining receptor C28H8.4: MRSGRKSIHAITTWVRRQPPKVKAFLAVVSGMAALVLLRFIVHDHDNLFVTAEAVHSLGISVLIYKLIKEKTCAGLSLKSQELTAIFLSVRLYCSFVMEYDIHTLLDLATLVTTLWVIYMIRFKLKSSYMEDKDNFAIYYVMIPCAVLALFIHPSTSHHLLNRIAWAFCVYLEAVSVLPQLRVMQNTKIVEPFTAHYVFALGVARFLSCAHWVLQVLDSRGHLLVALGYGLWPSMVLISEIVQTFILADFCYYYVKSVFGGQFVLRLPSGVV; encoded by the exons ATGAGGAGTGGGAGAAAGTCGATCCACGCAATCACGACATGGGTGCGGCGGCAACCCCCAAAGGTCAAGGCTTTTCTCGCCGTCGTTTCCGGCATGGCGGCTCTCGTCCTTCTCCGCTTCATCGTTCACGATCACGACAACCTTTTCGTCACCGCCGAGGCTGTTCACTCTCTTGGAATTTCTGTTCTCATCTACAAACTCATCAAAGAAAAAACTTGTGCCG GATTATCACTCAAATCCCAGGAATTGACAGCTATATTTTTATCTGTTAGGTTGTACTGCAGTTTTGTCATGGAATATGATATACACACCCTGCTTGATTTGGCTACTTTGGTAACCACACTGTGGGTTATATACATGATTCGTTTTAAATTGAAGTCTAGTTACATGGAAGACAAAGACAATTTTGCTATATACTATGTG ATGATACCCTGTGCTGTGTTAGCCTTGTTTATTCATCCATCAACTTCACATCATTTATTGAACAGGATTGCCTGGGCATTCTGTGTATATCTCGAAGCTGTGTCAGTACTGCCCCAACTCCGAGTCATGCAGAACACCAAA ATTGTTGAGCCATTCACAGCACATTATGTATTTGCCCTGGGTGTCGCAAGATTCTTGAGCTGTGCTCATTGGGTTCTTCAG GTGTTAGATAGTCGTGGACATTTGTTGGTTGCCTTGGGGTATGGATTATGGCCGTCAATGGTGCTTATTTCAGAAATTGTCCAGACTTTTATCTTAGCAGATTTCTGCTACTATTATGTCAAAAG tgTTTTCGGGGGACAGTTTGTTCTCCGCCTACCTTCTGGAGTGGTGTGA
- the LOC114414436 gene encoding probable alkaline/neutral invertase F, giving the protein MSLFPTDRSHNGSFKSPEALVSVSETEEFDFSKALDRPRALNIERQRSCDERSMSELSIGFSPRQLATKVDSSSRLGDLLDHLHSPLPKSGINTPRSVTLDPQIPPPLTLEAWEELRRSLVYFRGQPVGTIAALDNSDEKLNYDQVFIRDFVPSALAFLMHGETDIVKNFLLKTLRLQSWEKKIDRFQLAEGVMPASFKVFHDPVRNHETLIADFGESAIGRVAPVDSGFWWIILLRAYTKATGDPSLAERPECQKGMRLILSLCLSEGFDTFPTLLCADGCCMIDRRMGVYGYPIEIQALFFMALRCALQLLKQDMEGKEFVERIVKRLHALSYHMRSYFWLDLKQLNDVYRFKTEEYSHTAVNKFNVIPDSLPDWIFDFMPHHGGYFVGNVSPARMDFRWFCLGNCIAILSCMATPEQSIAIMDLIESRWDELIGEMPVKVCYPAIESHEWRLVTGCDPKNTRWSYHNGGSWPVLLWLLAAASIKTGRPQIARRALNIAESKLLKDNWPEYYDGTTGRYVGKQARKFQTWSIAGYLSARMMLDDPSHLGLVALEEDKHLQPLLKRSTSSTF; this is encoded by the exons ATGTCTTTGTTTCCGACCGATAGGTCTCACAATGGGAGTTTTAAGAGCCCAGAAGCACTAGTTAGTGTGTCAGAAACGGAGGAATTTGATTTCTCAAAAGCATTAGATAGGCCAAGGGCTTTGAATATAGAGAGACAAAGATCATGTGATGAAAGATCAATGAGTGAACTATCCATAGGCTTTTCTCCACGTCAATTGGCCACAAAAGTTGATAGTTCATCTCGCCTGGGAGACCTTCTTGATCATCTACATTCTCCTCTGCCAAAGTCAGGTATTAATACTCCAAGATCAGTGACATTGGATCCACAAATTCCACCTCCATTAACATTAGAAGCTTGGGAAGAGCTGAGACGTTCCTTGGTATATTTTCGTGGTCAGCCAGTTGGTACAATTGCTGCTTTGGATAATTCTGATGAGAAACTTAATTATGATCAG GTATTTATAAGAGACTTTGTCCCAAGTGCTTTGGCTTTTCTGATGCATGGGGAAACAGACATtgttaaaaattttcttttaaagacCCTTCGCCTTCAATCATGGGAGAAAAAGATTGACAGATTCCAGCTAGCAGAAGGGGTGATGCCTGCTAGTTTTAAAGTATTCCATGATCCAGTTAGAAATCATGAGACCCTGATAGCAGATTTTGGTGAAAGTGCAATAGGCAGGGTTGCTCCAGTTGATTCTGGATTTTGGTGGATTATATTGCTTCGCGCATACACAAAGGCTACAGGAGACCCTTCTTTGGCTGAACGGCCTGAATGTCAAAAGGGTATGCGCTTGATCCTGAGTTTATGCCTGTCAGAGGGGTTTGACACGTTTCCAACTTTACTATGTGCTGATGGATGCTGCATGATTGATCGAAGAATG GGTGTTTATGGGTATCCAATTGAAATTCAAGCATTGTTCTTCATGGCTTTAAGATGTGCCTTGCAATTGCTTAAGCAAGACATGGAAGGGAAAGAGTTCGTGGAGCGAATTGTGAAACGGTTGCATGCCTTAAGCTATCATATGAGGAGCTACTTTTGGTTGGATTTGAAGCAACTTAATGATGTATACCGCTTCAAAACAGAAGAGTACTCGCATACTGCAGTGAACAAGTTCAATGTGATTCCTGATTCATTACCAGATTGGATATTTGATTTCATGCCTCATCATGGTGGATACTTTGTTGGGAATGTGAGCCCGGCTAGGATGGATTTCCGGTGGTTTTGCCTGGGCAATTGCATTGCAATCTTGTCGTGCATGGCAACTCCTGAGCAGTCAATTGCAATCATGGATCTAATTGAATCACGATGGGACGAATTAATTGGGGAGATGCCTGTCAAAGTTTGTTATCCAGCAATTGAAAGCCATGAATGGAGGCTAGTAACAGGATGTGACCCTAAAAATACTAGATGGAGTTACCACAACGGGGGATCCTGGCCTG TTCTATTATGGCTTCTGGCTGCGGCATCGATCAAGACTGGGAGGCCCCAAATTGCAAGACGTGCCCTTAACATTGCAGAGAGCAAATTGCTGAAGGACAACTGGCCCGAATACTATGATGGAACGACGGGCCGATATGTTGGAAAGCAGGCCCGTAAGTTCCAGACCTGGTCCATTGCTGGTTACTTGTCTGCTAGGATGATGCTCGATGATCCATCCCATTTAGGTCTTGTTGCTCTCGAAGAAGACAAACACCTCCAGCCTTTGCTCAAGAGATCAACTTCCTCCACTTTCTga
- the LOC114414438 gene encoding 5'-methylthioadenosine/S-adenosylhomocysteine nucleosidase 2-like → MAALGEQSEEQAMAAQPKPQNRRPISNIVIVVAMQTEALPIVNRFQLTEDPHSPFPRGVPWVRYQGTYKDLNISLIWPGKDPTLGVDSVGTISSALVTYAAIQALQPDLIINAGTAGGFKAKGASIGDVFIVSDCAFHDRRIPIPVFDLYGVGVRKTFEAPNLVKELNLKVGKLSTGDSLDMTQQDESSIIANDATVKDMEGAAIAYVSDLLKVPAMFVKAVTDIIDGDKPTAEEFLQNLAAVTAALDLAVEQVINFINGKCVSEL, encoded by the exons ATGGCTGCGCTTGGGGAACAATCAGAAGAACAAGCCATGGCTGCCCAACCTAAACCTCAGAACCGACGACCCATTTCTAACATCGTCATCGTCGTTG CTATGCAGACGGAGGCACTTCCCATTGTCAACAGATTTCAGCTCACCGAGGACCCTCACTCTCC GTTTCCGCGAGGGGTTCCTTGGGTTCGTTATCAGGGGACATACAAAGATCTTAATATAAGCTTGATTTGGCCTGGAAAAGATCCAACTTTGG GGGTTGATAGTGTAGGCACGATATCATCTGCTCTTGTAACGTATGCTGCTATTCAAGCATTACAACCAGACTTGATCATCAATGCAGGCACTGCTGGTGGCTTCAAG GCCAAAGGAGCTAGTATTGGTGATGTTTTCATTGTATCAGATTGTGCTTTTCATGACAGAAGAATACCCATACCT GTTTTTGATTTGTATGGAGTTGGTGTACGTAAAACCTTTGAAGCACCCAACCTTGTAAAGGAGCTTAATCTAAAG GTGGGTAAATTGTCTACTGGTGACTCTTTAGATATGACACAGCAGGATGAATCGTCAATCATTGCAAACGATGCCACAGTTAAAGATATGGAG GGAGCAGCTATTGCTTATGTTTCTGACCTTTTGAAAGTTCCTGCAATGTTTGTAAAAGCTGTTACTGATATCATTGATGGTGACAAACCAACTGCAGAAGAATTCCTGCAAAATCTGGCAGCTGTAACTGCTGCACTTGATCTGGCAGTTGAacaagttattaattttattaatggaaAGTGTGTATCTGAACTTTGA
- the LOC114414439 gene encoding 5'-methylthioadenosine/S-adenosylhomocysteine nucleosidase 1-like isoform X2: protein MAAQPKPQNRPISNIVFVVAMQTEALPIVNRFQLTEDPHSPFPQGAPWVHYHGTFKDLNINLIWTGNDPTLGVDSIGTIPSALATYAAILALQPDLIINAGTAGGFKAKGASIGDIFVVSECAFHDRRIPIPIFDLYGVGLRKAFETPKLVKELNLKVAKLSTGDSLDMTQQDGSLIIANDATVIDMEGAAIAYVADLLKVPAIFIKAVTNNVDDDKAIVEEFLQNLAALTVELGLAVEQVINFINGKCISEL, encoded by the exons ATGGCTGCCCAACCCAAACCTCAGAACCGACCCATTTCTAATATCGTCTTCGTCGTTG CTATGCAGACGGAGGCACTTCCCATCGTCAACAGATTCCAGCTCACTGAGGACCCTCACTCCCC ATTTCCGCAAGGGGCTCCTTGGGTCCATTATCATGGGACATTCAAAGATCtcaatataaacttgatttggaCTGGGAATGATCCAACTTTGG GGGTTGATAGTATAGGCACGATACCATCTGCTCTTGCAACATATGCTGCTATTCTAGCATTACAACCAGACTTGATCATCAATGCAGGCACCGCTGGTGGCTTCAAG GCCAAAGGAGCTAGTATTGGTGATATTTTTGTTGTATCGGAATGTGCTTTTCATGACAGAAGAATACCTATACCT ATTTTTGATCTGTATGGAGTGGGTCTTCGTAAAGCCTTTGAAACACCCAAACTTGTAAAGGAGCTTAATCTAAAG GTGGCTAAATTGTCTACTGGTGACTCTTTAGACATGACACAGCAGGATGGATCATTAATAATTGCAAATGATGCCACAGTTATAGATATGGAG GGAGCTGCTATTGCTTATGTTGCCGACCTACTGAAAGTTCCTGCAATTTTTATAAAAGCCGTGACTAATAACGTTGATGATGACAAAGCAATTGTAGAAGAATTCCTGCAGAATTTGGCAGCTCTAACTGTTGAACTTGGTCTGGCGGTCGAacaagttattaattttattaatggaaAGTGCATATCTGAACTTTGA
- the LOC114414439 gene encoding 5'-methylthioadenosine/S-adenosylhomocysteine nucleosidase 1-like isoform X3, whose translation MAAQPKPQNRPISNIVFVVAMQTEALPIVNRFQLTEDPHSPFPQGAPWVHYHGTFKDLNINLIWTGNDPTLGVDSIGTIPSALATYAAILALQPDLIINAGTAGGFKAKGASIGDIFVVSECAFHDRRIPIPVEVLPSTSICDVLQIFDLYGVGLRKAFETPKLVKELNLKGAAIAYVADLLKVPAIFIKAVTNNVDDDKAIVEEFLQNLAALTVELGLAVEQVINFINGKCISEL comes from the exons ATGGCTGCCCAACCCAAACCTCAGAACCGACCCATTTCTAATATCGTCTTCGTCGTTG CTATGCAGACGGAGGCACTTCCCATCGTCAACAGATTCCAGCTCACTGAGGACCCTCACTCCCC ATTTCCGCAAGGGGCTCCTTGGGTCCATTATCATGGGACATTCAAAGATCtcaatataaacttgatttggaCTGGGAATGATCCAACTTTGG GGGTTGATAGTATAGGCACGATACCATCTGCTCTTGCAACATATGCTGCTATTCTAGCATTACAACCAGACTTGATCATCAATGCAGGCACCGCTGGTGGCTTCAAG GCCAAAGGAGCTAGTATTGGTGATATTTTTGTTGTATCGGAATGTGCTTTTCATGACAGAAGAATACCTATACCT GTAGAAGTTTTGCCGTCAACATCAATATGTGATGTCTTGCAGATTTTTGATCTGTATGGAGTGGGTCTTCGTAAAGCCTTTGAAACACCCAAACTTGTAAAGGAGCTTAATCTAAAG GGAGCTGCTATTGCTTATGTTGCCGACCTACTGAAAGTTCCTGCAATTTTTATAAAAGCCGTGACTAATAACGTTGATGATGACAAAGCAATTGTAGAAGAATTCCTGCAGAATTTGGCAGCTCTAACTGTTGAACTTGGTCTGGCGGTCGAacaagttattaattttattaatggaaAGTGCATATCTGAACTTTGA
- the LOC114414439 gene encoding 5'-methylthioadenosine/S-adenosylhomocysteine nucleosidase 2-like isoform X1: MAAQPKPQNRPISNIVFVVAMQTEALPIVNRFQLTEDPHSPFPQGAPWVHYHGTFKDLNINLIWTGNDPTLGVDSIGTIPSALATYAAILALQPDLIINAGTAGGFKAKGASIGDIFVVSECAFHDRRIPIPVEVLPSTSICDVLQIFDLYGVGLRKAFETPKLVKELNLKVAKLSTGDSLDMTQQDGSLIIANDATVIDMEGAAIAYVADLLKVPAIFIKAVTNNVDDDKAIVEEFLQNLAALTVELGLAVEQVINFINGKCISEL, encoded by the exons ATGGCTGCCCAACCCAAACCTCAGAACCGACCCATTTCTAATATCGTCTTCGTCGTTG CTATGCAGACGGAGGCACTTCCCATCGTCAACAGATTCCAGCTCACTGAGGACCCTCACTCCCC ATTTCCGCAAGGGGCTCCTTGGGTCCATTATCATGGGACATTCAAAGATCtcaatataaacttgatttggaCTGGGAATGATCCAACTTTGG GGGTTGATAGTATAGGCACGATACCATCTGCTCTTGCAACATATGCTGCTATTCTAGCATTACAACCAGACTTGATCATCAATGCAGGCACCGCTGGTGGCTTCAAG GCCAAAGGAGCTAGTATTGGTGATATTTTTGTTGTATCGGAATGTGCTTTTCATGACAGAAGAATACCTATACCT GTAGAAGTTTTGCCGTCAACATCAATATGTGATGTCTTGCAGATTTTTGATCTGTATGGAGTGGGTCTTCGTAAAGCCTTTGAAACACCCAAACTTGTAAAGGAGCTTAATCTAAAG GTGGCTAAATTGTCTACTGGTGACTCTTTAGACATGACACAGCAGGATGGATCATTAATAATTGCAAATGATGCCACAGTTATAGATATGGAG GGAGCTGCTATTGCTTATGTTGCCGACCTACTGAAAGTTCCTGCAATTTTTATAAAAGCCGTGACTAATAACGTTGATGATGACAAAGCAATTGTAGAAGAATTCCTGCAGAATTTGGCAGCTCTAACTGTTGAACTTGGTCTGGCGGTCGAacaagttattaattttattaatggaaAGTGCATATCTGAACTTTGA
- the LOC114414439 gene encoding 5'-methylthioadenosine/S-adenosylhomocysteine nucleosidase 1-like isoform X4 has translation MAAQPKPQNRPISNIVFVVAMQTEALPIVNRFQLTEDPHSPFPQGAPWVHYHGTFKDLNINLIWTGNDPTLGVDSIGTIPSALATYAAILALQPDLIINAGTAGGFKAKGASIGDIFVVSECAFHDRRIPIPIFDLYGVGLRKAFETPKLVKELNLKGAAIAYVADLLKVPAIFIKAVTNNVDDDKAIVEEFLQNLAALTVELGLAVEQVINFINGKCISEL, from the exons ATGGCTGCCCAACCCAAACCTCAGAACCGACCCATTTCTAATATCGTCTTCGTCGTTG CTATGCAGACGGAGGCACTTCCCATCGTCAACAGATTCCAGCTCACTGAGGACCCTCACTCCCC ATTTCCGCAAGGGGCTCCTTGGGTCCATTATCATGGGACATTCAAAGATCtcaatataaacttgatttggaCTGGGAATGATCCAACTTTGG GGGTTGATAGTATAGGCACGATACCATCTGCTCTTGCAACATATGCTGCTATTCTAGCATTACAACCAGACTTGATCATCAATGCAGGCACCGCTGGTGGCTTCAAG GCCAAAGGAGCTAGTATTGGTGATATTTTTGTTGTATCGGAATGTGCTTTTCATGACAGAAGAATACCTATACCT ATTTTTGATCTGTATGGAGTGGGTCTTCGTAAAGCCTTTGAAACACCCAAACTTGTAAAGGAGCTTAATCTAAAG GGAGCTGCTATTGCTTATGTTGCCGACCTACTGAAAGTTCCTGCAATTTTTATAAAAGCCGTGACTAATAACGTTGATGATGACAAAGCAATTGTAGAAGAATTCCTGCAGAATTTGGCAGCTCTAACTGTTGAACTTGGTCTGGCGGTCGAacaagttattaattttattaatggaaAGTGCATATCTGAACTTTGA